The DNA window ccatctgcaaggagtttgtatgttctccccgtgcatggatttccatcccgtattccaaaaagacatactgatagggaaaaatgtacattgtgagctctgtatggggctcacaatctacatttaaaaaaataaataaaaaaaaatggaagatttTCCACTGTTATTCATCATCACTTCAATGTTACGTTTTTCCATAATCCATTTGGATGAGGGAAACTTtgatgtctgttgttctgatcatcGGACGGATGAGAGCGTTGTGTCAGTAGTGGGAACATAGTCTAATTTTTACAATAATCAGGTAGGTAATGTTTTGTCTGGGAATTTCTTCCTTTTTTATCTGAAGAGAGATGTTGTGTAGCGCGCCATGGTTTGTATGGCAAGGCTACCAAGTATACTTCACAATAATTAGGTTCCTTTCATGTTATGATGGAACGGCCTTACTCCCAGCTTTGCAATGTGACCCTATGGTTATCTCTTATTCTTATACATGAGACCTACCATTAGTCTCTAGGGAGTCCATGTGCAAGGTGTGAAGTTAATAATATAGTACGTACATTGTTTACCATGTTGTTAGATGTGACCACTTGACTGTAGGTCCATTCATCACAATCTCATTATCTCTAATTTATTGCATTCTAATCATTGCCCTAATTTATTGctactataaaaaaaacatatttttgatTAGATATGTAACATCATGAGAGGGCATGTACAATTTTAATATGTGGCCTCTGTCATGTTTGTACTTTTACTACTATTTTTACCGTATATACAATGAAGTTATTTGGCGTGTGTAACATGTTTAACCATTTGTGTCTTCAAAGAAAAGATATCATTGTCTCCAAGAGGGGAGAGGATTGGATCTGCTGCAAGTGAGGACGATTTTAAGGCTGTTGAAAGGGTAGGCTAGAAATAAGCAATAGAGACATGACAGACGTTATATGAAAATGAATACAAATCTGATGCCTTAAAATGGACTGGtccggactagagatgagcgagtagtattcgatcgagtaggtattcgattgaatactacggtattcgaaatactcgtactcggtcgaataccacgtggcgctttttttacactaataactaagcaggggaggtgggacaggaattaggACAAcgtagacattaaaaaaaaacatatacactagagatgagcgagtagtaaaatatttgaaaattcaaaattcgattcgagtagacctcaatagtcgactattcgattgaatacctagttgatcgaatactactcactcacctCTAGTCCCGACCTGTCTGATTTTGCAAATAATTGATTTCCTCGTGGAATAGTAAGTCTGGGCCATCCTTTCTTAGAGCTCCAGGTGGTGAGGTTTTTCTTATTTCTTCAAGAAatttctgaataaattgacaactgggtgttaccagttgggggagTGTCCCCTGGGGAGTCTGACAGTGTCCAATCAAGGCTACCAATGTCAGACTATGTAGAGACATACCCTAACTGGAGACGGCcatttgttaatttttttcatacatttctaggaagtGCAACAGAGAAATAGTACAACACTAATTCTAAGAAAATGTTCCACAATTGTTGGGGGAATCCCATTACAGGTGTCAGAAGAGGTGACGGATTCTCTTTAACAAAATTTGCTAATCTGAATATTGTACTGGTTTCAGGAGACAAATTATAGAAAAAAGAgtaccaatattttttatttttgcatgggaCTTCACCTACACATAGTGGGACAACTGAATCAACAGGTCTGGGCTGTAGAATGAAGGCTTCCTCCCAATCCTACATTGGTCTAATCCTAGATCTCGGTGAAGGAGAAGGTTACCAAAAGGGATTCCTCTTggctttccttctccatttagccTTTGTGTACCAAAAGAAAATCAAATTGGGATAAAGAAcgaaagaaatgttgtttttttgtctCTGCTGCTCCTCTGGCTGATAGGTGGTATCTTCTTGTTTGCTGGCTACACATGATTCAGAGGCCGGACAAAGCTACCGCTACGGCAGTGAAATgcgtcaccactagagatgagcgaacagtaaaatgttcgaggttcgatattcgtttcgagtagcccctcaatattcgactactcgaatcgaatatcgaaccctattatagtctatggggggaaaatgcttgtttcaggggtaggcaacattcgatcaaattatacttaccaagtccacaagtgagggtcgagctggatcctccgagaagtcttctccttgcagcgtccccgcggcatcttccggctcttcattcactctgccaggcatcgggcctgggcagagccgactgcgcatgtccgcactacaagcgggcatgcacagtcggctctgcccaggcccgatgcctggcagagtgaatgaagagccagaagatgccgcggggacgctgcaaggagaagacttctaaaggtaggagaagaaccagctttgattggccgactgtatagcattcggccaatcaatgctggttctgcatcgaacttttacattcgaacagcgagtggtactcgatcgagtatgagtatttcgaataccgtagtattcgatcgagtactactcgctcatctctagtcaccacttACCACGCAATCAAAACATTGAAGAACTAATAAAAATGTACccaaattttggcaaaatttatGTTAAACTGGCTTACATGCTTTACACTTCGTTTTCTACGTATTTTAAACAACAGTTTCTGCGCCTCGTCTGACATGTGGGCAGGGCTAGTTGAAAGAGGACGGGACTTAGTATGCTAAACTGTGCACAAAAATTCTGGATTTGCCCCAAAGTGTTAGTGTAAGGTTAGGCCTCATGCACTGGACTGATAATTCCTGACATCTTCAGGTTTTTCTTGCTCCATTATTTTTTGGAAGCAGATAAAACACAATTGTTTGTTTCATGTGTAATATGTCTTATAATAGTAATGTACACATTTCTAGCTACATTCAGAAAAATGGGAAAGTTTACTTAAGATGACAGAGCTCAAACCAGGATACGCTGAATCCTGCCACAACTACTTCCATGTTAGTTCAAAAGAAAGATGGACACACATTCGACTCAACATATACCCAGGTGAGTGGATATCTACATGCAGTAACGCACTGATcttggcctggttcacacctataGAGTAATACTATGGcatacattgtatacagtaaCCAGAGCTGTTATCTGCCCCTAGCCATATAGTTTCTTAACTTCTGTATATACTTACATTATGTACCATGAGTGGTGGATACCAACATTTTCCTCCACAGACACTTGCTATAGACAAGCTAATGTTACTCTCAGAGGTTATTTCATTGGGTCCAGGTTTTGAAGATCCCAAAAAGTTGATTTTTCCATAGAAAGGAACAGCGGACTGCGATAGGGGAATTTAGAATTATATGCAAGATTGACAGAATTCAGCTCTCCGTAGGTGGCGCCCCCTTCTCTATGACATATTTCTTCCTTACTATAGAAGATAAGGGCTGTCCTGATGGGACCTCTCTTGAAGCGGAAGGTCAATAGCATGTATTCATACACATCTACTGTACTTCTGGTCATGGATGCCATAGAAAAGGTGGAGGCTGTCATCTTCCTATTGACTGCATCTACCAGGGGTATgacaaagctcctgggccccaatgcaaaatctgtaccaggccctcCATTTATAAGTTATCGTTCCTAGTATTGTTCTTCTCTTATTGGAAAGAGAAACCCAAAGGGCCCCACTGTCACGCTATGTCCCTGGTATCTACTAGTTCATAAGCATCAGGCTTTCTTATActgagagtgtttttttttgtgaaattatCTTGCTAAACTGAGTCTTCTAGAACATTCACTGCACAGGCGCCCGAATGGCCCACAGGGGAGCAGGTGAATTCCCAGTGGCCCCTGAGTTAGAGTGGGCCCCTAAGCAAATGTGGAAATGTGCAGATGAGATATAAATGTAGAGATAGAAAGAATTAAAAGAACAACGTGCATTTAGGTGCAATGTAGTATAGGAATGGTATTTGCTATATCTATTGATTCCACTAGTGCACCAGCTGACTCCATATGTGATCTATTATTTACCTAGATGGAGGAATAGCTCGCTTCAAAGTTTATGGCATTGGACAGAGAGATTGGTCTTTATGTGGTCCGAATGACTTGGAAGACCTTCTATCGATGACTAATGGAAGCGTGTGCCTTGGATACAGCGATGCACATTATGGTCATCCCCGCAATCTCAtaggtacagtatataaaatcATGCCAACACTCACTGTGAGGAAATGTTTTAAGGTGGCCATATACTAAGGCAGCCAAACCCAGCGATGTTACCAGGACTGTCCAACCATCTAAAGTATATTTGATATTTTGCCAAAGTTCATTCAGCAGATGtaggatcaggcatgttaaaTTTCATCATGGTGGATTCTTGGTTCTCAAGGGAGATAAGCTGCTGACAAGAGATGCCGGAGAATGGCTCGTTTGTACTCAAATCCCATGTTTGAGTAGAGGTCAAGTGGAATAGCTGTATCCTGGAGATCTCCAGCTGTAGACGTAGGGCCATCcattttactttattttgctGTTCTTGACATACAGGCCTTGGAAGAGCAGCTGACATGGGTGACGGGTGGGAGACGGCAAGAAGACTTGATCGGCCTCCAATTCTAAAGGTAACCAAAAAGCAGATTGTGTTTAATGGAAACCATATTTCTTCTTCACTATGACAGTTCTTCTAGTCTGTATGGATGTTCTCCAGTATTATATCCTGATAGGCCTCAAGCTCATGGCCTTCTAATCCGCACACTTGTGCGCTGCCATATAACTGTCTCCATGAGGCACCATATTCTTCTGAGAAACAATTATTTTTAAGTACAATCCTGAACGTCCTTAACATATGAATTTCTATGGATGTCGTATTCAAGATATGTTTAACATTGAATAtggtcaaaactagagatgagcgaatggtattagaaactgcagtttcaaataccttgatccataggaatgaatgggagcggctgctCGCCTGCCGGCGCTGGCGGCCGGCGCTTACCCTTTGCAGTTCgcttgctcccattcattcctatgggaacgagGTATTCggaactagagtttcgaatagtattcgctcatttctagtcaaAACCATTAGACCCTAATATAGACCTAAAGTTTTTCACTTTTACAATGGGTTCGAGACTTATTTCACTTGACATGGGCTTGTTCTAGGCTCCTGGCTTTTACAAGGTGGTTTTCTAATTTTCTTGGACATATATTGGTGTTGTTTTATGGTGCAATATTGTTGCCAAAATATGATCTATAGGATGAAACTATGTGTTTTGTAGGCTAATGAAAATGGAATACTCCAAGTCCCAGGAAATGAATGGACAGTATTTCGACTTGGCCATCCTGGCCTAATAACACACATAGAAATAGACACAAACCACTTTAAAGGTGAGCCGGAGATGAAAACTGGGACATTTCATGACTGCAAAGATAAACATACGAATAgattcaaaaatatatataaaaatataatgtttGGAACTGCTGCAGTGATATGGCCCCTAAATTATAACTGACTGTCTTAAAATGGTTACCTgttagttacgctaggttcacactagcgctcagcTTTTCAttttttgggtccgcttggggacccgaaaaatggaaaccctatctggttaaaaagcagttacccatggaaacccatagaccccatagactataatggggtccactggatttccgcctaaaattggcagagagaaatgtcctgcttactctctgcatttttcaagcggaacgggggacagaatccccaatgGTCACACAACGCTATTGTGACCGTAGCCTAACGTGGACAAGAAATTAACAAAACTGAGATACCTTATGCATATAATGCATATCAATGGATAAATTCAATGGACTTGTCTGTCTGTAATCATTACATTCTAGCTACCCTGTAGTGTGCACATTCAGCACTGTAGTGTATCACTGTCAATTACATGAAAGACTGGTCTAGATATACAGTAGGTGACactggcatgtttttttttttacaggtaatGCACCAAATTCATGCAAAATTGAAGCCTGCATTCTGACCCCAAAAGAAGAAGAGAGAATCAAAGAAAAATGGACTGAGAAACTGGATAATAAGTGGAAAACTCTTCTAGCTGTAACACAGGTAAAGATTTAGATACACTGAGGTCATATTGAAGCTCCTGGGTCTCAGGGCAAGATCTGTGCCATATATAATACTGGGGCCACTGAACCCCTTTAGGCACAAACTGTTACTTTGTTACCCTGTATAGCCATGTCCTTGTCTGTTTCTTTACTTTTTGACTTCTCACTTTTACCAGAATCCTACACTAACCAGTGTGTCCAAAATTAGGGTTTTAGTAACGGTGGACATTTAGCAAAATAGAACATATATTCCTGCAGGCAGGGTTTATAAAGTTAAGGTTTACTTAAAATGAAGGGACCCTGTTATGATGAAAATTCTATTGGTAGCATGTCACAGGGCAGGAGAAGCGGAGTACAatcatatatacactgtctaccaataagtatttggacacccatgcaaatgaagatatctgcagtcgtgatgtacgtcacgccttccgccgttaaatagaaaacagcattggcattagtgcattggcattagtcacatgcaagatgccatgaagtgcagagttgtccgatttcgagaaaggggttaattgtggggtaccacagaaatggttgatccttaagggacatagcaagcaaactgaattacccaaaatcaacagaggcctatgtgattatgaagtggaaggtgaacggtgattgtccgAATGTGCTCCGAGtcggcagatccccgaaactgggagatagagaccgacaagtgctggtcagagaaaccgcacccaaccgatggctcacatacactagGAGGTTCCCcaggtatccgggagtattgtgtcgctcaataccatccgtaaggaagcatctgctgggtctaccaactattggataggaagaaatgttgtttttttattctaccacaggtgtccaaatacttattggtagacagtgtagttttATGGGAAAACATGCAGTATAACTTGTATTCAGTACTTCAGTCAcgtttctgggcttaggagtccagtgggtggttctgCTCAATGATTATTTCTGTATGCACgctcatacagagatagctgtcaatcactgatggaACCGCCCACTGGACGTTTTCCCAAGAACTATATATAATTCTACTCGGCTCCgtctgctctgtaacatgctgcctgcaggtgAGACTTCATTTTCATTGTGACAGGTTCAGTTTAATGGATTCATCTACTATGGAAAATCCTAATGATACAGTATCTATCATGCCCATAGGGTCCAACTGACAAAACAGAGGACCAGTGATGGCCCCAGACTCTGACACAGTACTAGTAACCTATCCCATCCCATCAGTCCACCTCCAGTGCAGGTTATAAAACATATGATCTGGCCATTTGCTACATTTGTGAACGAATTCCTTTATTTGAGCACTACTATCTCCATATCTGCTCTCTTAGTATTACTATGTAATCtgaaaatgtttatttatttcaGCTTCATCCTCACAAGAGACATTTTATTGATGGGACGTCTTTATCACTTAAAGAAGTCTTTACTCATGTGAAGATCACCATTGCTCCGGATGGGGGAATAAGCAGATTACGGCTCTGGGGTTTTCCTCGACAGCTGCCATGAATACAACTCTTTTATAGGATGGATTGTAGATCTGCTCGTTCAGGTACTCATGACTATAAGTCTCTACAGAATATACAGggggtataatataatatgcCCAATATATTACCTGGAATAAACAATATCTTACCTTGTGTGTGTCGGTATTGTAACGTTTCTTTCTGGGCGTCACATCGGCGCCGTTCTGTCTTTTCTTCTCATCTGTTGCAGGACCAGAAGAATAGAAAAATGATAAGTCTAATGATAGACAACAATGAATCCCGAGAGACCCAGTTGACGATAATGGAGTCCATTGCATGCCCATTATTTTTTCCCTGACATCAGCAGATAAAATAGTCAGACTTTTAGGACTTTTTTGTCCAGGATTTCAGATAGACGGACACATAGCCCAGATGTGAAGGTAGACTAAAGTAATTTCCTAtaagtataatttttttcttatattatcTATGCAGTTATGTTATTCAGCATGGTCACATGATGGACAAGTCTGCATATTCTGGTCTAGGATAAATCAATATAGACAGCACATGTGGATACTATGAGGCCTTGGACAGAATGGACACTGGACTCAAAAATGGTTAGTCCAATTTCCCTTGATATTGGGTGCCAAAGACCAGTACcaaggaggggccacacggtggctcagtggttagcactgcagccttgcagtgctggagtcctggtgttcaaatcccaccatgggcaaaaaaacatctgcgaggagtttgtatgttctccccgtgtttgcatggatttccatcccatattccaaaaaaagacatgctggtagggaaaaatatacattgtgagctctatggggggctcacaatctacatttaaaaaaaaaaaaaaaaaaaaaagaccagtaCCAAGACTCCATATCCCATAGGAACTGCACCTGGAAATTGGCCCATGAGTTATTTCTTAAACACATTACATTTATAGTAGTTTCCCCACCACAGGATAGGAAATAGAAGTCTGATTGCAGGAGTCTAAGCGCTCAGACCCTGAGTGATCATGAGATGGGGGACCCACCATTTCCCATGTGATTGGTGTACATGCCTGGCCTCTGCTCTGTTCATTTCTATGAAACCCTAGAGATCGTTGTCCAACATAAAAAATGGAGCCATAGCGAGGAATATTCATATAACAGCGCCCATTACTGGCACAATCTACCCAAGTGATAAACAGGACTATTTTCTGATGTTTGCAGAAGGTATTCTGAAGAAGCACAAACACAACTTGCTGGACACTTTTCACTTTTTATCAAAATACATGTTGTAAAGCCATGATCCATCACAACTACTCCACCATTGTAACATGCAGAACGGCAAAGAGtaaaaaaagtagaaaacacAGATAaataaaaaacttgagagtcttcagtagttgatacctttttaatggctaactaataatgatggtagattacaacgtttcgaagctctcggcttcttcaggtatatctaaaaacaatttctgaaggatgcatatttatgtacaaagggacacataggaatagaattctagtagggagggtagaagaaggttatcgcttatacaactaaacaattcatgAGTTtgaaatgttcttatcagttcagaggatgtcttttatggctgtttcagttcagtgatttctgtaggatgccatgaacccatgtgagagattcatccctttctccgaccctgagtatatacagtagtaaaaatattatttttgacAAATCCTTTAATTGACGTCCAAAGCAAATTGAAAAACATAGTATttacgccaggttcacactaacattcgggtttctgttgttCGGGTCCGCATGGGGATTTGAAAGAtagagaccctgtctgcttaataAGCGGTTACAGCAGAAACCCGCatatcccatagattataatggggtccaccatgtTTTTGCATGGCTTCCGCCAGGAGAGagaggtcctccttgcaggacttttctttccaccgtTTTTAAGTGAATTCTGCGACAGAGTCTCCTATGGAGAGTCCAACGCAGGTGCGAATCCAGCCTTAGCTTTACATTACGTTCATGAAGATACAACAAGCAACAAAAatctatacattttatttattttggtgcAATCCCTATAGCAGAATTCTTATTAGCAGAGCGTGTATTACGCAGTATCACCTGTGGTAGCTATACTGAGACGCAATGATGTGACCTATGGCTTTCTCTTAATATTAGGATTGTTTTTCTTAAATCCCCGGCATATAAAGTTACACGGGTGTGATGGGAGACTTCCAGATGACCTCTCAGGCTAACCAGCTCAATCACTCTTATCTTACGGTTGGGACAAGTCATTTTTAAACAAATCAAACTAAAATGAAGTTTGTTTCGGGAGGGCAAGAAAACAGTCTGTACACAAACAAATGTCAATTGTCAGACATAGCTCCTGTTAATGCAAGTGAACCAGAGCGAGATAGAGGGAGCTGATATATCCCGAAGATTCCACATCTAATCCAAACTACAAAGTttacaaaaatataacaaaagtcATGTAAAGGAGAAACAGCACTTATCACCTTCAGAGGACGTCTACCGCCACTAAATCACTAAGACACGTCTATGCTGCTGTAGGAGCAAGTAGTGAACATACGTTTCTTACGGCAAGGTACAGTCTTTTaatatgtatgcaaatgagctgtttggtgcactggaggcggggctGCCTCTGCTAGAGCACCTAAGGTCACTGCACCTGGTGACCTGTCAATCTTTATGGCAACTACAGGCAAAAATAGGTGTGTATATGTTCACTATGTCGCTATGGCTAGATTCACACGAAAGGTGCAAAACGACCGTGAAAAAAGTCAAtataacggtcatgtgaatagcccccatttgtATTGAAATTAATgctgtgattatttttttttttttttcgtaaatgtagattgtgatccccatatagagctcacaatgtacattttttttcccctatctgtatgtctttgtagtatgggaggaaatccacgcaaacacggggagaacatacaaactccttgcagatgttgttcctggcaggattcaaacccaggactccagcgctgcaaggctgctgtgctaaccaatgagccaccatgttgcccctcaatGCTGTGATTATTAATacagccattattcactgtcCTGTGAATGTTTCCTAAGTGATACTTTGCCATGTTTTTCTCTGATATTTCTCCCTATTAAATATAGAAGGAAATCGCTTGAAATTCTTCTGATAAAATTAAcatgcatttttcaaaaatgtgccCAGTTTTTTTCTTCACAATATGTGGGTGAGATTAATgagatctcattcactttgctggtgctgtaaaacgcagccaaaaaaatctgtgtttctgcaatgaggGCCTGAGCCTAATTTGCATTTCCAAACATTACATTTTTGTAGGACTTTTGGTGTGATATGCCTTCAGAACAGGGGTGTAACAATTACAGTGGCAGGGGGTGCGCCTGCACCTGGCGAGGTACAGAGCCTGCGGTCAACTGGAGATGGTAGTAGCCtcctggaccaccatgatagtggtcggtttcccgaccactatacatattgttaatggaaaggggcctgggcctggccagggaaggtgattaaaaaaacaacaaaaaaaaattaaatacttaAACTCACCTCTATTGGGGTTCTGATAGTTCTCAGTATCCTCTTCTGGGCTCTTCTGGCCTGTGAATGAGATCACATGCCAAAGACACTGCTGTGAtgtgtgattgggccccagtggtcacatggcgtgggggccactatgagcatattatactgtgtggggccactgtggagcatattatactgtggggggagtgGGGGCcaatgtgcagcatattatactgtgtggggccaatgtgcagcatattatactgtgtgggggccaatttgcagcaatgtattgtgtgtgggccactgtggagcattttatactgtgtggggccaatgtgcagcatattctactgtgtgggggccaatttgcagcaatgtactgtgtgtgggccactgtggagcatattatactgtgtgtgggctactgaggagaatactatactgtgtggtgccaccATGGATTATCTTTTACTGTTTGTGGCTAttgttgagcatattatactgtgtggggccactgtggagcatattatactgagtgggaccccttcactattcacatcatactccatctgttttatagcaatcGTGCACTATAATTACAGACCGTAATTATAGTGCACATAGCAGGCATAGCCTCCCACCTGGGACtagtgatgtcatcctgtcaccaTGCTGACTTCACTAGGTGGTCGACCAATCAATGATGAGCATCAAAAAGCTAATATTTTATTCAAAGTGACTCCAAACAGGGTGAGGGTACACTTTAAATAATTAGAGGGCATCTCCATTGATATTTTTTTGGAATTGTGGGGATGAAAAGGGGTCTGGTGGGTGTCGGGTCCTGTCTCAATGTTTCACTGTATAACCACTTAGTCCATGTCTATGGAATGAGAAGGTCTAATAAGAAAATCAAGATTTTTAATGGCTGCCATTCTGGTTTATTGTtccatgccaatacaatgcacatGTCAGAACGGTTAgagatgtattaaactattacatACTGAAATGCCCTGAGCCACAGATTTCAACACTTCTTTGGTCTGTTGGTCCCCAGATTTGTTAGTAATCGAGCACTTATGGGACCACGAGTCTCCAGCTTCGGCAACCTAACAGTGTGCAGAACCTATAGGCCCGACTACATCAGTAGGCACATTTGCTGTAGGATGCCATATggaacctgtatacctccatgtccatctcatcttgtatccaaaaAGGTGCCGGGGGCTCCACTCAATGGTACAGTTTTCCCATAAAATTCTTCTTTTACTCTTATATTGTTAGCACTTACatctatcatcattacattcacacatagaaagtttCATTCCGTTCCAACAACTCCTTTGTGTGTTATTTTTATCAATGAGTGTACTTGACCCCCTCAATTCTGTTGAAAACCTAACACCCCCCTCCCGTATGTCACAGTCTATTACTAACAAATAGCAGCTCCTGTACCACAGAGAGTTAAAGCAGACAGATATGGCATATTCTGCTGTTATAAATAAAGACACAGAAGAGATCCATTAACATGCAGATAGACTTTGACTGTCTTGTATAGTGGTGGCTTGGCAGAGCCCACGGCTTGTTATCAGCTGCACAGTCTCCGCAGACCGTGTGCTAGACATGTGGGAGTGCAGGTCGTGTATTGCAGAGAAGGCGCAGCTTAATATCCTCCACACACTGGTACTGAACAATCTGAAGTCTATGTCTAATAGCTGAATTATTACACAATGTTCTCATCTGGAGTGCAAGGGGGAAAACTCATATCTGAAGCACTGAATCCATGTAATGTAATATGCTGAAGGAGTACACGGGAGATGTCAGGGATCAGAGGGGTAACTTCAGTGGGTGCAGAAGGTGGAGTCACACTCAGGTTCAggcaccttagggggcccagaaAGTTTCTTATCCGAATATgcagtactataaacaatacattatagtgtaacatctctgcctgttcaggcctctgcgccaccgtCTGCtcatgtgctgcggcgcaggaggcgggtgcagtttgataatctgcttaaagtttttagttgcactgtgtgaacacggctctagttcttaattggatttgcaccacacccgtcttctgcctatgttgcctctgtccattaagtggttaatctggccttgccctgtgattgacagcctgccttcctgtgaactccatgggcgggttcttcctccctatttagccttggttcccattcacaccagtgcttgttattgccgtgcgcatacctgctcttactgtccctgtttgcttatactattatacttgacctttggct is part of the Leptodactylus fuscus isolate aLepFus1 chromosome 3, aLepFus1.hap2, whole genome shotgun sequence genome and encodes:
- the ALLC gene encoding putative inactive allantoicase, with translation MSSLTRGHGGEQQAPEFVQMNNLACESVGGKVLFATDDWFAVAENLLKKGDPEFKVGLFTEYGKWMDGWETRRKRIPGHDWCIIELGVPGVIHGFHVDTHFFTGNYAPRISVQAACLQEKISLSPRGERIGSAASEDDFKAVERLHSEKWESLLKMTELKPGYAESCHNYFHVSSKERWTHIRLNIYPDGGIARFKVYGIGQRDWSLCGPNDLEDLLSMTNGSVCLGYSDAHYGHPRNLIGLGRAADMGDGWETARRLDRPPILKANENGILQVPGNEWTVFRLGHPGLITHIEIDTNHFKGNAPNSCKIEACILTPKEEERIKEKWTEKLDNKWKTLLAVTQLHPHKRHFIDGTSLSLKEVFTHVKITIAPDGGISRLRLWGFPRQLP